ccgatccaattatgattggatatccgaTTCTATTAGATCGATTAAGATTGGATCGGTTGGTTGGAATTTGATTGGATGACTTTCTGCACACCTCTACCTGAAGCCTTCATGATGACAGGCCTTTTGTTGAAGAAAGTGTACCCTCCCATGAGTATTTCTTCTCTATCCTTAATGCTATCAAAATGAATGCTAAGTCGAAGATCTCGGTGGTCTTGTGAACATACCCACCTTATCCATTTTTTCTTTCCATAGTCGTCTTGTAGAGCTTTCAAGCACAGAGAGGGGTGGATTAGCTCCAAGAACGTAACACACTATAGAAGAATTCCAAAAGAAATTGTCCTCTTCAATATCATCCATAGTTATCTTAACCTTGTTGTCCTTTCCATAATTTCAAAAAGAAGATGCCAAATTTCGAATAATGTTCCCAAATCATAGAACTAGAGGATTAGCTGGCATACCTTTAGATAAAGAATTCGAGCATTCTTGATTAGCTTCCATAAAGAAAGCAAAGTATGATCGAATCTTCTTGCTAGAGGATCGATTTCATCGAGGACTTCGTAAACAGAGGAGCCTGAAGGACATCTCGTAAAGGATCTGACCTCGCAGGTTCCTTGTGAGACAACACAATTTTCTTCATCTGTGAGATCTAGTGGTTCAATACCTATAATTTTCTCcatagatttaatttttttcatatcaaCTGTTGAATTAggatcttttttcttcttcttagtaAAAACTTTCAGCTTTCCTTGGACCTTTGCCCTTATTTTCGCCATGGTACCGGCTCGAGACAGCTGAAAGAGCTAGGAGAGAGAAAACTTCTTTGTGTGTTGGATTTTTccagtttttatatattttattttataacattttttaataaaatatttgtttaatcaatttttAGGGACGATGTGTCACcactataaaaatattaagggaaattaatttatatactattttttaatttacggtttgggttgctCTGGACGTGGTTGCTCCGGTAGTTTTTATGTGGGTTGTTATATGAATAttggttgcaatttaggttactCCGTAAGTTGCTCTGTAGATTTCCGTAAAAATGCaagaaaaactattttgaagtgtaaaaataacaataaaaaatcccAAATATTAAATGTCACCCCTAAATAATTTGAAacttaaaatcaaaaaaattgatGATAATTATTAGCAACGACATGAGAAAGTTGCCGCTAATAACGGGTTATTAGGAGCGACATTTTATCACCCCTATTAATGTCGCCCCTAAAACACCATTTTcttgtacatagtgttatatatcatttttattttataaattacctGTCAAATTTATTAACTGATAGAGTTTATAATTGTGATCAGTCCTCGTCTTCACCTTCTTCTTCAAACTCTGATTTTGATGTTGTAACGTATACGtattaagaaaaaagaagaaaaaattcatGTGGATCTTCTTCaccatatctatatatatatagagcattgctattagggatcagtggtgcctagcacctttgcgatatgtcgcgttgcgattggttagcgatactctctaaaatctattatataaaaatattatatgggacccgatacttagttgcaACAATAGTGATATTGATACATAGGaaagtgctaggcaccactgccCTCTAGCATTtctcatatgtatatatactctTACTGATATATCTAAATTCAGTTTGTAAAAGTagaattttcttttctaagtttCTGGAGTTAAGGTTGTCACTTTCACAATTaatgataaaattaaatatttatctactctcagtcttataatttaattcatTTTGTGGTTGAAAGTTATAATCATTAATTCTCAACTAAACAATTAATAGCAACTGCTCATGGCCCATGCATGGTGTCACCTCCCGAAGCTCACTTTCAAAATTCAATACAAAcatgtttataaattttataaaataaggtAGGGTATATgtaaataaatgtgtatatatatagtatgctacatattaatttattattggcAAAAAGGTTATGATATTTGAGGTTGTAGGCTGATTTTAGTCTAAGTTTTGGATCGTGTTTTCGGATAGTTTTTGAtctttgtttttagttttaagGCTGTTTaatgcttgattcttttgtttcaggtccccgAATGTTCAAAGGaagtatttacaaaaataaaagacaacAGATGAAAAAGTTGAGGTAAAGAACTATACAAAGTTCTTTTCTGCCTAAGCCCAGTATCCTTCGCCGCGACGAGACTTGGAAAATTTTTTTCCAAGTCGAGAATGCTCTTGCTATCGTGACTGGGGAAATTTGTGGTCGTGGCGAAGCCTTCCTGACGACTAcatgggcagtttcgtaatttcacaaatttaaagagaaaactTGGGTCATTTAAAAGGGAAGCTCGTGATTTTTGATCATTATTCATAATTGGAGCCCTGAAATCAAAGGAGAGGACTTCAAGAGCTGCTTGTGGTGACCCCAATCGATTCCTTCAAACACTTTCCtctcttaatttttctatgttattttctgtttcaactttaattatggatttgattatggagaTTATGGACTAAACTCCTATCATggggagatgatgaatgttgattgacattatttttttaggttaatgaTAATTACCATTtcttctttcttgattgtcaaTTTATccatatatgtgtttaattacatgtttaagattgatcaccttttgcaTGCTCTATAtcccaattcaaaatctgaaaagtgagtttggagaatgctaaaattggataaactaggttttgatgtgaaacgaaagtatttaccaGTACAGTTTGCTACTCCGATggtaaaaataacttttaccAGTGCATTTCGCAAACTGCGGTGACAAaaaggtcaaagttttaccagcgcaCATCAGTGACTAAAATCTAAGGAAAAGTTATTTTTGCCCGCGCTTTTcattttgtgctggcaaaagttctaataccaacattgatttgctAACCCTTTTTGGCAACACATCagaagtaaattctattttaccagcacAAACCAAACTTCTGCTAGTACAAAAATATGCTGGCAAAAGTAATATTATAAGTAAGGTATAATTGAACTTATATAtgaaaatactattaaatttgGAAGAAAAGTTagaagataaaaataatttaataaatgggATACATAGATGACGCATAATACTAagaataaaaagtaaaatatatatctaGACTCTAATCttactaatattattattctaatacactcatttttgtcactaaagtaaacataaataaaatagtaataagagagaaaataaaatgataaagtGTCTTTTTTCTACTCTAAAATCTGATAAAATTCACAATGCCAAAGAATGCTATTTATAGTAAAACTTTACtctccaaaatagtattttcaTCATGTATCATTTAGTTGGTTGAGAAAATGACAATAACATGACCATATTGCATGTTGCATCAAGTTGTGGGGTTGAAGACTGGTCAGCTTTGAGGGGAGAGTGGGAAACATGATATCCCATAGTCATGCAGAGATGTCTTCTTCAGCCATACTTATGAGGAGTCTTGATTTGCTACATGGCACTAGATGACCATCAATCTATTTAGTTGAACACAAAGTCATCTGAAGTCCAAAAAGATTAGCATGAGTCATTTATGCCTACATATTTGATGGGCTTGGGCTGCTTAAGAATGGGACTCCctttttcattaattaattttgatatttgctATGCCAATTTCCTAACACTGAAAGATAGGGCATACAATTCAAAgtaacttaaatatttctaactaaaataattttaccaTTAAAACTATAGAAGTattcaattaaaataatgttatgtcactactacaaaaatacccttaatTTAGAGACGGTTTTTAAGGTCTTTCAGTGTCGGTTTTAGCAAAATTTGCTATCGACACTGATCGAGGCGACGTTGTAGGATTGAAAAAACTGACGCTAAAGGGTACCCTATGGCGTCAGTTATTGTATATTAACCGATGTCATATGTACCCTATAGCGTCGGTTCATAGTGAATAACCGACGCAAAATGCCCCCATAAACGACGCCATATACCCCTAACAACCGACGCCAaactataataattattattttttttcaattaatttaatttaatttatttaaattgtatttattaatttatatattatattatttaatttaaatttagattaaatatttattttttaaatggtaaattaaatattatttaaattaattttatgattagCCAATATACCTAATTTCATTTCATAGaagcaattaaataaattacaattaCATATTACACAAATATTGTAAAATTAGTCCAATAATTATGTTTTTCGGCAAGACTGGTCTAATGACAATTGGAAGTAGATGTTGCATTAACACACGCAATCACGTGATTTCAGACCCATCAGTTTCAATTCAGTCCCATTTACTATGTTTTTGATGTTAGACGAGTAATCATCAGGTACTTTCATATTTGCAAATGATTTGCAAACTATTTGTTTTTCCTTTTTGGACAAAGTGAAACAAGTAGGAGGCAAATATAATCGTTCACCTTTCTTTTCAGGTGCCAGAGATTGTCGTATACCCATTTCAGTGAGATCTAAACAACTATTTAGACCATCCTTAGTTTTGTCGGGAATATCAAGTAAGGTACCGATAATACTCTTacacacattttttttcaatatacaTGACATCCAAACTATATCGAACAAGTAAACTTTTCAAATATAAAAGACTAAAAACGattgactttctttgaaaacaaccatttttttttttttaatttttttgcgtccttccatacttaaaatctacaagttCTACTTGTTGAGAGAAACAAAAATAGTAGAGAGAAGTAGGGTGTATATGGAAAGCTTGTGTATCTGATCAAGCTAATCTCAATGGTGTGGTTTTGTAAGGAGTTAAACTACATTGTCTTAACCTCATTGTTAATCCACAAGCTTTGATACGATTATTATGCTATACAAGTGCACATATCAAGTAGTACTCACACAGAATAGGTCAAACTCAAAGTACTTCAAACTTATTACTACTGTACTAgacttatatttctatttgatTGAAAAATAATCTTTGAGAGCAAATAATAAAGAttgaaagaaattttaaaaaaatgataaatgttGTTTAAATATATAGATGAGAAATTAAGGATATGAATCCAGTTGTTTCAATTACTAAATTGTTAATGCTATTAACTATTATTTTTTCTCCTATgtgatgacagattatgaaaatAACCTAAAATCTTTTCAGATTATAAAGGTCCTAAACTATATATCATCTATTTGCATTTTTGAGATAGAATAACATATAATTTgcattaaaaaataatcaaagggTCACACAAGTTATGTGAATACTATTCTCGTTTCACATAAAAATctatgtttaattatttagagCATTCTCAATActtattttttagattttatattgaGATCATAGATCTTGCATAAGGTGGCCAATCAAATATATGTAATAAGcacaaaaatgaataaataacaCAGTCAAGAAAGAAATAGAAAATCACATTAACTTTTGGAAGAAAATCATCCAACATTCTTCATATccctaaattgaaaaattagtttatAATTCCAACATTCAAATcgataattaaactaaaaaacagagaaaacatagaaattaaagagaagagaaaaaaactAGATGGTAAACTCGATCGGATCACCATGCTCGCtccaagcttcttcttcttgtaTTTTCTAGGGTTCTTTTTTGAATGCCCCCATAAAAATTCGAAACCCCCCTTTTAAAACTAAGTTTTACAATTTAACATCGAGAAAAGACAAAAATCTCCTTAACCCGTGCAGAGTCATCGTCACGACCACAGATACTCTAGTCGCGACGACTGTAAAAAGTCAAAAACATCGGTTCTGCCCAGGCTCCTTAGTCACGATCACAATTCTAATTCTGGTCAACAAAAGTTAGTCgtgaccaaaaattaggctcGTTGCgaccaaaattcatttttctacTTCGACCTCTTTCAATAAAATGTGTATATCTTTTGCATACAAACTTCCAATGAGCTGATTCAGAAtgagttaaaaaaaaatccaagaCATTTATGTTTTCAGTTCTTCCAAAATTTTCTTTATCATGGAGGGAGAGACTTacgtataattatatatatgcttaGTATTATCATCACAGGTGTCCTCTGGCATATTTGTACGTGTTAAAAATTCAGCATGCATGACGTAAGTGTTGGGCCACTTGTGTTTTGGCAGAGTTTATATGTATTTTCCTTCCATTAAATTAAGGTTCGAGGTTATAAAAGTAATAAGAAATATACGTGCAGGGTAAAAGACATTGTaatattgtataaatatatatatatatatatatatagcatgtATTTCTCTGCCATTAATTATAAATCTCTGTCATGATGCAAACGTGCCAACGTTACAAAAACACATAATGATAATATGACACATATGTTTACACATTCATAACTGTCCcccaaaaacaaaaaacaaaaacttatAATTAATGTATCAAACTTGGCTAAGGCATCTTCAACACAACAttccaatatatatatgtagtatcatgatgaattcatacataaaTTATTAGTGtatatagcatatatatatatatgtataatattccCTTAACTCATCATCATCACTTAATTTCTACATGGAGATCATCACCCAACCTTCTTTATTCCAAATCCTCTTCTCCTTAGTTTTTCTGTTTATGATAGTAATAAATATACTATTGAAAAGAGCCCAAACCAACAACTCAACTTCAAAACTACCACCAGGGCCATGGAGATTACCTTTGGTGGGAAACATGCACCAACTAATCTCATTATTAGGCTCAAAATCATTATTACCTCATCATACATTTAGAGACTTAGCCCAAAAACATGGACCACTCATGTACCTCAAAATTGGACAAATTCCAACTCTAATAGTTTCATCACCAGAGTATACTAAAGAGGTCTTGAGAACCCATGATCTTGTTTTTGCATCAAGGCCTCAAACTCTTGCTGCAAAGATCATAGCATATGATTGTACCAACCTTGCATTTGCTCCATATGGTGAGTATTGGAAACAACTAAGAAAGATTTGTATGAAAGAGCTTTTGAGTCCAGCTAGGGTTCAAACATTTCAACCCATTAGAGAAGAGGAGTTGTTTAAGCTTGTACAAGGGATTGCTTCAAATGTTGGGTTACCTATGAATATTACTCAAATGGTCAAAGCTTCAACATATAGCATTACTTCTAGGGCTGCCTTTGGCAAGAAAAGTAGTGATCATGATGAGTTCATATTGATTGTGGAGGAAGCTCTCAAGGTAGCTGGAAGCTTTAGATTTGGAGAGGTCTTTCCTTCTTTGAGTTTTCTTGATTGGATTACTAGGGTTAAGTATGAGAGCTTTAAATTAAGGTCTTCAAGGATAATGGAAGATATTATCAAAGAGCATAGAAAAGAGAATGAAAATATTATGTCAAGAGAGACAAATGGAAAGAAGGAAGACTTGGTTGATGTTCTTCTAAAGTTTCATGATAAGAAGAATGGTGATGATGTTGGGTTCACATTAACAATTGACAATATCAAAGCTGTAATTTGGGTAAGTGCCTCAAATTTAAATTCATTTTCTGTATATCATCATAATCTAATTAAACTTCATGCTATTTTTGTAAAGGTTCTCAATAcaatttttgatcatttttttttcttcataaagttattaattgtaccttttattttgtaaaataataaatttgactttatattttttaaaatggtacaaaaaGTACCctagaaataatttttgatattttttttaatataaccaacgtGAAGACAATTTTTTgcacgaacagatacagaaaatatactaaattttaGCATAACAACTCTAAATTGAGTTATTATGaacttttattttgaaaaaacatCAGTTCAGGGTACTAATttgtaccattttgaaaaatacagagTTCAATTTTTCATTTAACGAAATAGATAGTCTAatcaataacttttacaaaatataaggtcaaaaataatatttactcgtaatatatttatatatatatatatatataagttcatataagtttgtaaataatgGTGAATTCATTTATCATGTCAGGATATTTTTATAGCTGGAAGTGAGACATCAGCTTTAACTGTAGATTGGGCTATGGTAGAAATGATGAGAAATCAAAGAGTGATGAAAAAGGCTCAAGATGAGGTTAGAGAAGTCTTTGGCAGAAATGGGTCAAGAGATGAATCCTCAATCAATGAGATGAAATACTTGAAATCACTTGTTAAAGAAACTCTAAGGTTACACCCTCCAGCTCCTTTATTACTTCCAAGAGAAAGTAGAGAAAAATGCAAAATCAATGGTTATGAGATACCTAAAAAAACTAGAATGATGATAAATATTTGGGCGATTGGAAGAGATTCTAAATATTGGATTGAACCTGAGAGTTTTATACCAGAAAGATTTGTTGGTAGCTCTATTGATTTCAAGGGTAGCAATTTCGAGTTTATTCCATTTGGTGCTGGAAGAAGAATATGTCCAGGCATGTCATTTGGTATCACCAATGTTGAGCTTTCCCTTGCTTTGTTACTATACCATTTTGATTGGAAACTGCCTAATGGAATGGAACCTAAAGATTTAGATATGACTGAGTTTTCTGCCATTACTTTAAGAAGAAAAGCTGATTTGTATTTGATTCCTActaattatgtatgatatttcaCACATAGAAAAATCACACAGGATGAAGATTTGTATTTGATTAATGTAACTTATGAATTTGTAGTCTTTTGTAATAATTTACTGATCACATATATGTGTTAGATTATGTTTAGCTTTctgttagtaattttaatttacatTCTTTGTGTGGCATTTCCTCCCAACTAGGGACAATTTTTTAcataccaattaagtagtatttttacaaaattaatactaaaatatgGAAAtacatccatatatatatatttatatatatttcattacaAATACTCTTATAGTTGATTAAATATCAaacttatcaaaattaattattaagaaaataagCCTTATTGAaagattattaaaaaaaagaccAATTTCAATAGTAATCCTTGCTCTTGAGAGTACTTTTTTTGGTTTCTtgtaattttctattttctaaaagAGATTATACTTTCTTTATCTTGAGCTAATGAACTTGGggggttttatttttattttttatttattttatatatatattataacacAAGAAGTGAAAAGCtatacaataattttttcaatatttaataTCTCTATACATaagtaaatatgtatatttttagatCTATAGCATGTTGTAATGTCCTTTATAAAGTTGCAACCAAGATAATTTGTTCTCGACTTAGGCAGATTTTACCTGAACTGGTAGCACAAAACTATACCGGCTTTATTAAGGTCGGTTCATTGCCTATATTGTCATGGTAGTACAAAACTTGGTGAGGCACTATGGGTGTAAAGGAACTAGACCGAAGTGTATAATCAAGTTAGATCTTCAAAAAACATATAATGAATGGATCTTTATTGAAGAAATGTTTTTAGCTCTGAATTTCCTAGCTAGCTAGCTTTGTTTGCCTTGTCATGGTATGTATCCAAACTCCTTGCTTTATTCTATCATTTAATGGATCTATTCATGATGTCTTTGAAGCAAAAAAGGGTTTGCGCCAAGAAGATCTCATGTCTCTGATTTTTGTGCTTTAGTATGGAATATCTTTCTAAAATTCGATCAAAGGTGGGACACAAAGAGGACTTTAAGTACCATGATCGTTGTTTGgatttaaaaataaatcatCTTTTCTATGTAgatgatattttattattttttcatgaGGACTTTAAATCCATTTATTACTTGCTTCAAGGTCTGATATTATTTTCGATGACATCTAGTTTGTAACCAAATGATTCAAAAACAGTCCTTTACTGTTGTGGAATGGAGGATACTGAGATCAAAAGAGTCATGGAAGCTTCGCGGTTTACTCAAAGTGAGATGCCATTTAAATATTTGGGTATCTCTTAGATTATTTTCAACAGCGAAATGTTATGTGTGAGTGGAATAAATGGTGCAAAGAATTCGAGTTTGGGAATCCTAGAATATCTCATTAGCTAGCTAGTAGGGTCACATTGATAAattttgttctcatttcaaTTCACTCTTATTGGGCACAAGTCATGGTAATTCCAAAGAGAGTGCTCAAAAAGATTAATGTTATTTGTTGGTCTTTTTTATGGTAAGGCATTACTCATTCTTACACCACAGGGTATATGGCTTGGGAGCAGTTGCATAAATCAAAATGTAAAGGGGGTTTGGGGGTTTGGAGATTCGAAATTCATTGCTATGGAACACAACTGTGATATCAAAATATGATTGGGCTATTGCTTTAAAGCAAGACAATATATGGGTGAAATTGATACATAGCGTCTATTTGAAAGATTATAATTGGTATGACTATATTTCTCCCATTAATAGCAGTTGGTATTGGAAGTAGATTGTTCGAGTGAAGGAAAATACAAACTTCTTTCTAACTACCAAATTCTAATGATAGGGAAGTATAGTGTTAACATGAGCTACAAGATGCTTTGTGAGGAGCAAGAGAAGGTGACTTGGCATCGAGAGGTATGGAATCACTACAATGTTCTTAAACACAGTTTTATCGACATATATGGCTAGAAATTCAAAATGGATTACAGAACAAAGACAGGTTGTTCTCTTTTCATTAATTTTTGTCAAGATACAATCTGTTTTTTCtatggaggacatgttgagacaGCAACACACTTAGTTTTTTTAGTGTGAATTAAGCTCTATATGCCTATTATTAGTGATCAAGAATTGGTTAGAATGGAGAGTGAGAAAAAAACCTGTAAAAGTccctgcttcaagcctccattaggtcCTTATTAGATCTACGAAATAATGGCTcgtatacacgagtacgccactctagctgcttcctggattgacaACAGatcctacagaccaacacgagtatttccagcgtgctttgtcctcattcgcacgcttcttgggaaaactttcCAGGAGGTCATCCATCTTGAAattaccccaggtcaagcacgcttaactatggagttctttcgtgatgggctaccgaaaaacaagatgcaccttgttgaaaTAGGTAGTactaatcaatccatttaagctctcttcaactgtgtagtcccatacctgcgcagtctcagaatcatcacacttgaccttctcCAGGCGAtatgggattgcacaacttacctaGCATTTCATCTTATGGATCACGTGACTACTGACTATCACAATCACTCCCCCTTACGGGGTTTGACGTCCTCATCTACCACACTTCCggttgggtcaaggctctgataccattttgtaaCGCCCCCTTCCAAGCCTTCAttaggtccttacacccacggaataatggctcttatacacgagtacgccactctagctgcttcctgaattgacgactgaccctacaaatcAACACAAGTATTTCCAGCatgttttgtcctcactcgcacgcttcctaggaGGTCACCTATCCTAAAattaccccaggtcaagcacgcttaactgtggagctctttcgtgatgggctaccgaaaaataagatgcaccttattgatataggtagtaccaattaatccatttaagctctattcAAATGTggagtcccatacctacacagtctcagaatcatcacacttgacctttcccaggcgatgtgggattgctcAACTTATTTAGTAttttcccttacggatcacgggactactgactgtcacgaGACCCCTGCCAGAGCTACTGCGGTCTATCTCAAGGGTGAAGCTTCAGCATTTTAAGAAGCAAAGTTTTGCGAGCAGCAGTGGCTAGTTTAGTTTTCCAAATTTTGGTAAATAGAAATGACTATTTTTGGAACCAAAAAATGCAAACAATTGTAGCTTGTGTACAGGTGGTACAGTTTCATGTTAAGCATAAAGttattagcatttttttttgatgaatcagcTAAGATTATATTGCTCCAACCAActatttttacaatttaataGCACCCTCACAAATAGAAGAGAGCCTAATTGAAATCTATACAAGTATGTATTTCATCTTAAATCAAAGATTGGATAAGTAAGAAAGTATTTCGGATGATATCAAAGTTATGAAAGTTAGGAGTAGGAGAACCGAATATTTATGGAGGATAAGCTTGTGTATTGTAAGTGCATAGTTTTACTAAGTTATGAAGATTGGGCTTGTATATTGAAAGTATTGTTAAAAATACTTCTTATATATACAGAACCTGATACTTAATTATGTCATtagtaatataattaaatacctAAAATTTTAATCGAGGATATGCTTGTGTATTGTATATTGAAAGTATTGTTAGAAATATTTCTTATATATACAGGACTTGATACTTACttatatcaatatataataatataattaaatacctAAAATTTTAAGTATGTATTTTTAGCAGCATAAGTAcgaaatatttgtaaaattataattttcatcCAGTTTCGTGAGTATAGACtctgttttaaatttattaaaagaacatttggaagtaactgaCACTACATATTTCTGTCTAAATACAATAATTTAGAATCTAAGCCTTATATGTGTCACATTTAAGGCAATAACAGAGTCTGTACagacaaaattagagaaaaattataattttgtaaatattaggtatttatgctactaaaaataaacaaaaatttatgttatttacaaacttaaaactttaagCATTTACACCGTTATTTAattatcttataattaaatattataacttttataaaataccgTTAAAAACGTTACCTATAAATACTATTGGACAATGTTAATATACTTTATAGCAATGCTCTTTGAGAATTTACCAtgcaaattgtttttttttttttttttttgacctaTAACGGTTCCACATCCATCTATATATACACGTTGATGAGTTCTCTACCACACTCTCTCAACTACTTAGGGTcccattattaattattaatttcaccaAAATATATcaatcatatataaatatgtatacccATTAAATCATTTCCATCTCATTTAATTTATTCTCTTGATTATTTGCATTGTCTTTCTCAAATAAGCCATAACTTACAATTTTGATGCAAATGAATTTCTAGGATTAATTATTCTAcagttaaataataataaataacattaacaaatttataattaaaatacaatttGGTACCAAACTTACAAAATTGGTCATCGTTAAAACTCATAATGTTGAATTGAGAAAAATTTAAGGGAAGCTTTGGACAACTACTATCtcacaattttttaatattatttatatatatttatattttatatatctcttaattaaatttttgtttatggCCGCACATAAATT
This Cannabis sativa cultivar Pink pepper isolate KNU-18-1 chromosome 6, ASM2916894v1, whole genome shotgun sequence DNA region includes the following protein-coding sequences:
- the LOC115725752 gene encoding cytochrome P450 71D11-like, coding for MEIITQPSLFQILFSLVFLFMIVINILLKRAQTNNSTSKLPPGPWRLPLVGNMHQLISLLGSKSLLPHHTFRDLAQKHGPLMYLKIGQIPTLIVSSPEYTKEVLRTHDLVFASRPQTLAAKIIAYDCTNLAFAPYGEYWKQLRKICMKELLSPARVQTFQPIREEELFKLVQGIASNVGLPMNITQMVKASTYSITSRAAFGKKSSDHDEFILIVEEALKVAGSFRFGEVFPSLSFLDWITRVKYESFKLRSSRIMEDIIKEHRKENENIMSRETNGKKEDLVDVLLKFHDKKNGDDVGFTLTIDNIKAVIWDIFIAGSETSALTVDWAMVEMMRNQRVMKKAQDEVREVFGRNGSRDESSINEMKYLKSLVKETLRLHPPAPLLLPRESREKCKINGYEIPKKTRMMINIWAIGRDSKYWIEPESFIPERFVGSSIDFKGSNFEFIPFGAGRRICPGMSFGITNVELSLALLLYHFDWKLPNGMEPKDLDMTEFSAITLRRKADLYLIPTNYV